Proteins encoded in a region of the Streptomyces sp. NBC_00258 genome:
- a CDS encoding DUF2290 domain-containing protein has protein sequence MRALPHGPDLVRLEPLLDVVDLYAADTPTNMVLHSAIRFDYDPASASPGHPAAHLTINSAHCRIACAAPMHVGRFADFFPALPCRSAGSPPQLLHRRSHAPHRRTHPHRRRPHKSPSDVALGFFVPPHPGSDQILRPTIRHVPTSSVPFTAARISGSPLLPDRSLPCCAEHGPRRIEALSVSPGWVLAHAGKRHPPVRHGRRSSRCPDL, from the coding sequence GTGCGCGCCCTACCGCATGGACCGGATCTGGTCCGCCTCGAGCCACTGCTCGACGTCGTCGACCTCTACGCGGCCGACACCCCCACCAACATGGTGCTGCACTCCGCCATACGCTTCGACTATGACCCCGCCTCCGCCTCCCCGGGGCACCCCGCCGCACATCTGACCATCAACTCGGCGCACTGCCGGATCGCCTGCGCCGCACCCATGCACGTGGGCCGCTTCGCCGACTTCTTTCCGGCACTTCCATGCCGATCTGCGGGCAGCCCACCACAGCTACTTCACCGGAGGAGCCACGCGCCACATAGGCGAACGCACCCTCACCGACGACGACCGCACAAGTCCCCATCTGATGTGGCACTAGGGTTCTTTGTCCCTCCCCACCCAGGGTCGGACCAGATCCTGCGGCCCACGATCCGGCACGTACCGACGTCATCCGTCCCGTTCACGGCTGCCCGCATCAGCGGCAGTCCTCTCCTGCCAGACCGCTCACTCCCCTGCTGCGCCGAGCACGGGCCGCGACGGATCGAGGCCTTAAGCGTGAGTCCGGGCTGGGTACTCGCGCATGCCGGGAAGCGCCACCCGCCTGTAAGGCACGGCCGACGCTCCTCAAGGTGCCCTGACCTCTGA
- a CDS encoding RNA polymerase sigma factor → MADNTAAVPGARQQPAPAADVGGSYQEDRPYLIRFLLRHGATFPEAEDAVQSAFVELMRARQPVQHPRAWLRTVALRAHLRQTVPEQPEQDLTDRLAATSVEWHTPLEAAELSEQQRRVLQALVQLPFKQRSVMAWHLDGFSTGEIAEAMRLEKAAVLQNLSRARRTLKQQLGITDRRRPQ, encoded by the coding sequence ATGGCGGATAACACCGCAGCCGTGCCCGGCGCACGGCAGCAGCCGGCGCCGGCAGCCGATGTCGGTGGCTCCTATCAGGAGGACCGGCCCTACCTCATCCGGTTCCTGCTGCGCCACGGCGCCACCTTCCCAGAGGCCGAGGACGCGGTGCAGAGCGCGTTCGTCGAACTGATGCGCGCGCGGCAGCCGGTGCAGCACCCACGGGCCTGGCTGCGCACGGTCGCCCTGCGGGCCCATTTGCGGCAGACGGTGCCGGAGCAGCCCGAACAAGACCTGACGGACCGTCTGGCAGCGACGAGTGTGGAGTGGCACACCCCCTTGGAAGCGGCAGAACTGAGCGAGCAGCAGCGCCGGGTTCTGCAGGCTCTGGTCCAACTGCCCTTCAAACAGCGCAGTGTGATGGCCTGGCACCTCGACGGGTTCTCCACCGGGGAGATCGCCGAGGCGATGCGCCTGGAGAAGGCCGCGGTCCTGCAGAATCTCTCGCGCGCCCGCCGCACGCTCAAGCAGCAGCTCGGCATCACCGACCGAAGGAGGCCGCAGTGA
- a CDS encoding AAA family ATPase, which produces MYVTRVQLTDIKGFSGNRSVDLKLPGHGGWTVLAGRNGSGKSSLLQVIALTLAGPDAALRLNVDFTGLITRGSETGHAAVDVLPHPEADPVVATDPLVTLSEETRLELAWKGVRPPGPEDSWPRRPTVVMDHRGLDPVRAQTALSGPWHPGVPGWFCAGYGPFRRLTGSMRRAYDSTVPLPSPLATLFHEDAGLTESVSWMIDLHHRSLQEFDYSRRAETVPDMPATLLLKDVMAVLGDGLLPHQYRLNGVSADGLMVSLRESEESFPLREMSDGFRTLAALVLDIIRQIHAAYGRLQTERTSSGRVAVLQPGVVLIDEVDAHLHVTWQRQVGGWLSEHFPNIQFIVTTHSPYVCQAADEGALIRLPGPDEDEPPAVVDEDLYRRVVYGSADDAVLSELFGLDTPYSSRAEKYRQRLVALERKVYAGTADEDEVNEYQELSRLLTSSLQSRVAEVAARLEQEQ; this is translated from the coding sequence GTGTACGTCACACGGGTCCAGCTCACGGATATCAAAGGCTTCAGCGGGAACCGCTCTGTGGATCTGAAGCTGCCCGGGCACGGCGGCTGGACAGTGCTCGCCGGGCGCAACGGTTCCGGCAAGTCCAGCCTTCTGCAGGTCATCGCTCTGACGCTGGCAGGCCCGGATGCAGCATTGCGTCTGAATGTGGACTTCACGGGCCTCATCACCAGAGGTTCCGAGACGGGGCACGCAGCGGTGGATGTCCTTCCCCACCCTGAAGCCGACCCTGTCGTCGCTACGGACCCACTCGTCACGCTGAGCGAGGAAACCCGGCTGGAATTGGCGTGGAAAGGCGTCCGCCCCCCGGGGCCGGAGGACAGCTGGCCTCGTCGGCCGACCGTCGTAATGGACCACCGGGGGCTCGATCCGGTCCGCGCTCAAACCGCTCTCAGCGGCCCGTGGCACCCCGGCGTACCGGGCTGGTTCTGTGCCGGTTACGGGCCGTTCCGGCGGCTGACGGGGTCCATGCGCCGCGCGTACGACAGCACTGTTCCCTTGCCCTCGCCTTTGGCCACGCTCTTTCATGAAGACGCTGGCTTGACCGAGAGCGTGTCGTGGATGATCGATCTCCACCACCGCTCGCTCCAAGAATTCGACTACTCTCGGCGCGCCGAGACGGTCCCGGACATGCCTGCCACGCTCCTGCTCAAGGATGTGATGGCCGTGCTGGGCGACGGCCTCCTGCCGCATCAGTACCGGCTCAATGGCGTGTCGGCAGACGGACTGATGGTGAGCCTGCGCGAGAGCGAGGAGAGTTTCCCGCTGCGCGAGATGAGTGACGGCTTCCGCACGCTGGCCGCTCTGGTGCTGGACATCATCCGGCAGATCCACGCCGCCTACGGGCGGTTGCAGACCGAACGGACCAGCAGCGGACGTGTCGCTGTCCTGCAGCCCGGTGTCGTTCTGATCGACGAGGTGGACGCGCACCTGCACGTGACGTGGCAGCGTCAGGTCGGGGGCTGGCTTAGCGAGCACTTTCCCAATATCCAGTTCATCGTCACCACCCACAGTCCCTACGTCTGCCAGGCCGCCGACGAGGGTGCTCTGATCCGTTTGCCGGGACCGGACGAGGACGAGCCGCCTGCTGTGGTGGACGAGGACCTCTATCGCCGGGTGGTCTACGGCAGCGCCGACGACGCAGTGCTGTCGGAACTCTTCGGCCTGGACACGCCCTACTCCAGCCGCGCCGAGAAGTACCGCCAGCGGCTGGTCGCGCTGGAGCGCAAGGTGTACGCGGGCACCGCCGATGAGGACGAGGTGAACGAGTACCAGGAGCTGAGCCGGCTGCTGACCAGTTCGCTGCAGAGCCGGGTCGCCGAAGTCGCGGCGCGACTGGAGCAGGAACAGTGA
- a CDS encoding helix-turn-helix domain-containing protein gives MTATLFDALHGVGPVLRSAPHGIERTMRTAASDASGFTGVSVFSALPNVTNYCLAMESLQQLQTQDAIDHAFFVHAIQPAADRHLDIAYVCSERLVYIYLTSGSTGAPSSGDFSAGTELVDHPGLGNADNAAHGRLPSSRVLEGSVIVHPAIPTWFTLGSHRTRDGSAPQGTLFRDLDPCKAAWLRTTAAADLAAKSEASTMPRVIDPSLNRRKLRIALRRAREEAGISQQETTRHLQWSLSKLIRIESGAVSVSMTDLRALMELYGISVPETMRDLEEAARNSRGTSWWSHFGEVTGPAFHAYLGYESPAAASPPTDHLVAGLGSFHTAAWRALDGHEVPRNGLRHGGAGPRTVWHKQDFTQDNGAISADVILSGAVLRHTLAESAIVGPQPKKLTLARRRHGAVLTADTECSSFLIELGSACATPCQSPRVASLRPQAPAVLFLLSSRPYVGGVAGPGMPFARAVGSTGRGGRKIELPKRTKDVDQAFFFCDRTAHPGRGSNRLTDAGGKGHQCISSVGMRRPSMARRQRFLHGSGHEVDGLQYRSAQPAVSGVRAPADCRLQLALRDSARTRPVLN, from the coding sequence ATGACGGCCACTCTTTTCGATGCGCTCCATGGTGTGGGGCCGGTGCTGCGGTCCGCGCCGCACGGGATCGAGCGCACGATGAGGACGGCCGCAAGCGACGCCAGCGGATTCACCGGAGTCAGCGTCTTCTCTGCCCTGCCCAACGTCACGAACTACTGCCTCGCCATGGAGAGTTTGCAGCAGTTGCAAACGCAGGACGCCATCGATCATGCGTTCTTTGTTCACGCGATCCAGCCGGCCGCGGATCGGCATCTCGATATCGCGTACGTGTGTTCAGAGCGCCTCGTGTATATCTACCTCACGTCCGGTAGCACCGGTGCCCCCAGCTCGGGGGACTTCTCCGCAGGCACCGAGCTCGTTGACCATCCCGGACTGGGCAACGCAGACAACGCCGCTCATGGACGCCTCCCCTCCAGCAGGGTTCTTGAGGGATCGGTGATCGTGCACCCGGCAATCCCGACGTGGTTCACCCTTGGTTCCCACCGGACCAGGGACGGAAGCGCACCGCAAGGCACGCTCTTCCGCGACCTCGACCCCTGCAAAGCGGCATGGCTGCGGACCACAGCGGCCGCGGATCTTGCTGCGAAGAGTGAGGCAAGCACCATGCCGCGTGTAATCGACCCAAGCCTCAACCGCCGCAAACTCCGCATCGCATTGCGCCGGGCGCGCGAAGAGGCCGGCATCTCCCAGCAGGAGACGACGCGGCATCTGCAGTGGTCACTCTCAAAGCTCATCCGGATCGAGAGCGGAGCGGTGAGCGTTTCGATGACAGATCTACGGGCGCTGATGGAGCTGTACGGAATCAGCGTGCCCGAGACGATGAGGGACCTCGAGGAAGCGGCCCGCAACTCCCGCGGAACGTCGTGGTGGTCGCACTTCGGTGAGGTAACCGGCCCGGCCTTCCACGCCTACCTCGGTTATGAGTCGCCGGCGGCGGCTTCCCCCCCTACGGATCACCTGGTGGCCGGCCTCGGCTCCTTCCACACCGCGGCGTGGCGGGCCCTCGATGGACACGAGGTGCCCCGCAACGGCCTCAGGCACGGGGGTGCCGGGCCCCGAACCGTGTGGCACAAGCAGGACTTCACGCAAGACAACGGCGCCATCAGCGCAGATGTGATCCTGAGTGGGGCGGTGTTGCGGCACACACTCGCAGAATCCGCCATCGTGGGCCCGCAGCCGAAGAAGCTCACGCTCGCCCGTAGGCGCCACGGCGCGGTTCTGACCGCGGACACGGAATGCTCGTCCTTCCTGATCGAGCTCGGCTCGGCCTGCGCCACGCCGTGCCAGAGCCCGCGTGTCGCCTCATTGAGGCCTCAGGCACCGGCGGTGCTGTTCCTCCTGTCGAGCAGGCCGTACGTGGGCGGCGTGGCCGGACCCGGCATGCCGTTCGCACGGGCTGTCGGCAGCACCGGCCGGGGTGGGAGGAAAATCGAACTGCCGAAGCGCACGAAGGACGTCGATCAAGCATTCTTCTTCTGCGACCGGACCGCCCATCCTGGCAGGGGAAGCAACCGGCTGACTGACGCCGGCGGCAAGGGTCACCAATGCATCAGCAGCGTCGGCATGCGGAGGCCCTCGATGGCACGGCGTCAGCGCTTCCTTCACGGCTCGGGACATGAAGTGGACGGCCTGCAGTACCGGTCCGCCCAGCCAGCCGTCAGCGGTGTGCGGGCTCCTGCGGATTGCCGCCTGCAGCTGGCGCTGCGCGACAGTGCCAGGACCCGTCCCGTCCTAAATTGA